Proteins encoded together in one Effusibacillus pohliae DSM 22757 window:
- a CDS encoding CbtB domain-containing protein, with translation MSTLVQKYVALQTSPAVAKSLYVLQWILLIAWIPVTLYGLFFSPIAALHDAVHPARHGVTIVPCH, from the coding sequence ATGAGCACCCTGGTGCAAAAATATGTCGCTTTGCAGACAAGTCCTGCAGTCGCCAAAAGCTTATATGTGTTGCAATGGATTCTGCTGATCGCCTGGATTCCGGTTACGCTGTACGGTCTGTTCTTTTCTCCGATTGCCGCGTTGCATGACGCGGTGCACCCGGCCCGCCACGGGGTAACGATCGTGCCCTGCCACTAA